One Thermococcus eurythermalis DNA segment encodes these proteins:
- a CDS encoding family 4A encapsulin nanocompartment shell protein produces the protein MRGDLIRVLSSVEEKANELRLDGYEPDVVLVGKKAYEFIREQVNEEFGGGEEVLELSGLKVRVLEELEGDAVVIDSKALGLGLGGAKRFKVVL, from the coding sequence ATGCGCGGAGACCTGATACGTGTTCTGAGCTCTGTTGAGGAGAAGGCAAACGAGCTGAGGCTTGACGGGTACGAGCCCGACGTTGTGCTCGTTGGGAAAAAGGCCTACGAGTTCATAAGAGAACAGGTGAACGAGGAGTTCGGTGGTGGGGAGGAAGTCCTTGAGCTTTCCGGGCTGAAGGTTCGGGTTCTTGAGGAGCTCGAAGGGGACGCCGTTGTTATAGACAGCAAAGCTCTTGGACTCGGCCTCGGCGGGGCGAAGCGCTTCAAGGTCGTCCTATAA
- a CDS encoding DUF2101 family protein produces the protein MSFDEFLYSIGESVERIVSAVRSFIFPEPSENPPSFGFTGRFVKSNVTLHELFSLHLQLCFLLYLFLNFALVFLTRNPLWLIVVAAPYFLYLRYLLRRYGDFLLDKKPYQVFYAVLSALSFLAFFGYSLVRLYAGGIVYVYLYILSVAALVLIFRWYFKRTFGRDYTYGVVEEVKNDVIKVFVHDDIAANVKPGRYWLPAVPDAEPGRVVKVLVEDRTFRSARPVRIIEVYLPQSSQSSTEPKNATE, from the coding sequence ATGAGCTTCGATGAGTTCCTTTACTCAATAGGTGAAAGTGTAGAGCGCATCGTCTCTGCCGTCAGGTCTTTTATTTTCCCGGAGCCTTCAGAGAACCCGCCGAGCTTTGGCTTTACTGGTCGGTTTGTCAAGTCCAATGTCACTCTACACGAACTTTTCAGCCTCCACCTCCAGCTGTGCTTTCTGCTGTATCTCTTTCTCAACTTTGCCCTGGTCTTTTTGACTAGAAATCCCCTGTGGCTCATTGTGGTTGCGGCTCCCTACTTTCTTTACCTGCGCTACCTCCTTCGCCGTTATGGGGACTTTCTCCTGGACAAGAAGCCATATCAGGTCTTCTACGCGGTGCTTTCTGCGCTTTCCTTCCTTGCGTTTTTTGGGTACTCTCTCGTCAGGCTTTACGCGGGGGGTATCGTCTACGTCTACCTTTACATACTCTCTGTGGCGGCTCTTGTCTTAATCTTCCGCTGGTACTTCAAGAGAACCTTCGGCAGGGACTACACCTACGGCGTCGTCGAGGAAGTTAAGAATGATGTTATCAAAGTCTTTGTCCACGACGACATAGCTGCAAACGTCAAGCCTGGGCGCTACTGGCTCCCCGCGGTTCCGGACGCTGAGCCCGGAAGGGTCGTTAAAGTCCTCGTGGAAGACCGAACCTTCCGCAGTGCAAGGCCGGTGCGGATAATCGAGGTCTATCTCCCTCAGTCCTCCCAGAGCTCCACCGAGCCGAAGAACGCCACCGAGTGA
- the snatA gene encoding neutral amino acid NAAT transporter SnatA, translating to MGDIVAVLKYLIILYGGLFAITNPIGAVPVFLGITHDLSVRERREIATKTAITVIVTLVVFALIGQWIFRFFGSSVDAFAIAGGILLFRMAMDMLSGKLSSVKISTEETEEFDEEVVTLEEVAIIPLAIPLISGPGAITTVMLYMAKAGGVMERAVVLLGIILIGITVWLVLCSANVIKARLGRVGIKVMTRMMGLILTSMAVQMIINGIKGAFGL from the coding sequence ATGGGGGATATCGTTGCCGTTCTCAAGTATCTTATAATACTGTACGGCGGTCTGTTCGCGATAACGAACCCTATTGGAGCCGTGCCAGTGTTTCTCGGCATTACCCACGACCTCAGCGTACGCGAGAGGAGAGAGATAGCCACAAAAACCGCCATAACAGTTATTGTGACCCTGGTGGTTTTTGCCCTCATAGGCCAGTGGATTTTCCGGTTCTTCGGTTCGAGCGTTGATGCCTTCGCCATAGCAGGGGGAATCCTGCTCTTCAGAATGGCAATGGATATGCTATCGGGCAAGCTATCCTCGGTTAAGATAAGCACCGAGGAGACCGAGGAGTTTGACGAGGAAGTCGTTACACTTGAGGAGGTCGCGATAATTCCCCTTGCAATCCCTCTAATCTCGGGCCCGGGTGCGATAACGACGGTGATGCTTTACATGGCGAAGGCAGGCGGCGTCATGGAAAGGGCCGTTGTCCTGTTGGGTATAATCCTGATCGGCATTACAGTATGGCTCGTCCTCTGCTCCGCCAACGTGATAAAGGCGCGCCTCGGCAGGGTGGGCATAAAGGTAATGACGAGGATGATGGGTCTGATACTGACCTCCATGGCCGTCCAGATGATTATAAACGGCATTAAGGGGGCTTTTGGCCTTTGA